The proteins below come from a single Microbulbifer sp. Q7 genomic window:
- a CDS encoding MFS transporter, with amino-acid sequence MNTNMSHGKYLAHLASLLFVAMMGASILTLLPLWVGALTDQGAFTGQQIGWLASADVIGIFLSSASAFFWVRRLPWKPIALTGLAIFALANLASLGIEQFGALMATRIIAGLGCGSAYAIALAGLGDRRNPQLAFGLMVTAQVAFGTIGFFAVPRIMGEGDFSGFFHYLNAWLLITIALCLLAFPRSEKIDEQGNSIFATLLSGRAILVFATTVVYYCGVSAVWAYLERIGVNLGLESADVGDLLGIGFAISGLGSLATPWLSHYVGRMATLLVAMTAQMITMALLIGEFTLDAYLLYAATSIVFQFFWSFSLPLLMDQFNRVDDTGRFIVLCASAFKVGEIAGPPLAAALIVERDFSAVLWLGIICMAVTLLMGLLTERRRIETNSALVAPA; translated from the coding sequence ATGAATACAAACATGTCTCACGGCAAGTACTTGGCCCATCTGGCCAGTTTGCTGTTCGTCGCCATGATGGGCGCGTCCATCCTGACACTCCTCCCTCTCTGGGTGGGCGCGCTGACGGATCAGGGCGCATTTACCGGGCAACAGATTGGCTGGCTGGCTTCGGCCGACGTGATTGGAATTTTTCTGAGCTCTGCTTCCGCATTTTTTTGGGTGCGCCGGCTCCCCTGGAAGCCGATAGCACTTACTGGCCTTGCTATATTTGCCCTGGCCAACCTGGCGAGCCTTGGGATTGAACAGTTCGGCGCATTGATGGCGACACGCATTATTGCCGGGCTCGGATGTGGCTCGGCGTATGCCATCGCCCTTGCCGGGCTCGGCGACCGCCGCAACCCGCAACTGGCGTTTGGACTGATGGTTACCGCCCAGGTCGCGTTTGGAACCATCGGTTTCTTCGCCGTTCCACGCATTATGGGTGAGGGGGATTTCAGTGGCTTCTTCCATTACCTGAACGCCTGGCTGTTGATCACCATTGCCTTGTGTCTATTAGCCTTTCCGCGCTCTGAGAAAATCGACGAGCAAGGCAATAGCATTTTTGCAACCTTGCTATCAGGCCGCGCAATACTGGTGTTTGCCACCACCGTGGTTTACTACTGTGGCGTATCCGCTGTCTGGGCCTATCTGGAGCGGATTGGCGTAAACCTGGGGCTAGAGAGCGCAGATGTGGGCGATCTCCTGGGTATCGGATTTGCGATTAGCGGTTTGGGGTCACTCGCGACTCCCTGGCTCAGCCACTATGTGGGGCGCATGGCCACTTTGCTCGTCGCCATGACAGCCCAGATGATTACCATGGCGCTGCTGATTGGTGAATTTACCCTCGATGCCTACCTGCTGTATGCCGCCACTTCCATTGTATTCCAGTTCTTCTGGAGCTTTTCGCTCCCCCTGCTGATGGATCAATTCAACCGGGTGGACGATACCGGGCGCTTTATTGTGCTGTGCGCAAGTGCATTCAAGGTGGGCGAGATTGCCGGCCCGCCTTTGGCGGCAGCGCTGATTGTAGAAAGGGACTTTTCTGCGGTGTTGTGGCTCGGAATCATTTGTATGGCAGTCACATTGCTGATGG
- a CDS encoding TonB-dependent receptor → MKSNNFRMNLLARGVALALAGVAAPLAFAQEAEEQDEKKKATSLEEIQVVGFRAALEKSVNVKRYATVVMDSINAEDIGKFPDKNIGDALMRIPGVGIERRFGEADGVSIRGLDPALSLTYLNGQSISTAQWFEGYRPTRGFRSDMLAAELVSSLEVYKSPRADLPDGSIGGVVNIKTRRPLEMDANTMHGSMEYQYSENAERWDPAFSGLYSWKTEDEKFGVLISASHQERFTTYDAMENYYGTGAEAKDTDGSGDFTHATWGAGHAIFQQQRERTAYNLTAQYQPNEQLDITANYLNFSLSADNVNSNYLVVPGRTADIRNVTAVEDFPAGQGVLRHDSYLGDVTGEAGNDYWFGPDTFFRNTNPEAQAFDIDVNYSHELFDAHMQVGHTEAEGDIIVIGYSGMINTATMGAAGLTGDEKLTLDLTGNKLGVEFDGFDPSNPANYPLSIRENNPHIQDSDEETYAQFDITVPMQNPGIITSVKTGLKYQDRSNERSLHNFTVDIPAALATGTATYADLPVNTGCGQYEKTAKSNTLTCLPTLDLDGIRALSSNLTPSNTLQRESLADYYQINEQKLAIYGMAEFEYDKFAGNFGVRYVDYDLESVANQEDALRVPTNNDYAEFLPSLNVTYAINDDLLVRGAAARVMSLPNYQDLRNTFSYNSTTRTGSAGNPFLEPWLATQFDLGIEWYFAEGALASATYFRKDIDSFLFSISEIETHEIIDEDTGEFFTADLDISRTRNGGEANLQGIELQLQAELGYGFGVTTNYTFTDAEVVDNNGQDGLNLPGNSEDMWNVTTYWENDRYSARLMANHRGEFFNGFRIGTASETEAYTSVDVAFSAEVTENVTLSLQGVNLTGELYRTKNAQDSWDGLFQLINDGGTRWFVNAAVKF, encoded by the coding sequence ATGAAATCCAATAACTTCCGTATGAACCTGCTCGCGCGTGGTGTTGCCCTGGCGTTGGCAGGTGTTGCGGCGCCACTGGCGTTTGCACAAGAGGCCGAAGAGCAGGATGAGAAGAAAAAAGCCACATCCCTGGAGGAGATTCAGGTGGTTGGCTTCCGCGCTGCACTGGAAAAAAGTGTCAACGTAAAACGCTACGCGACCGTAGTGATGGACAGCATCAATGCCGAGGATATCGGCAAGTTCCCCGATAAGAACATCGGTGATGCCCTGATGCGTATTCCGGGTGTGGGTATTGAGCGTCGCTTTGGCGAAGCGGATGGTGTGAGTATTCGCGGCCTTGATCCCGCGCTGAGCCTGACCTATCTCAACGGGCAGTCAATTTCTACGGCGCAGTGGTTCGAAGGATATCGTCCGACGCGCGGCTTCCGTTCCGATATGCTGGCTGCGGAGCTCGTATCCTCCCTCGAGGTATACAAGTCGCCGCGGGCCGATCTGCCCGACGGTTCCATCGGTGGTGTGGTGAATATCAAAACCCGCCGTCCACTGGAGATGGATGCCAACACCATGCACGGCTCCATGGAGTATCAGTACTCTGAGAATGCGGAGCGCTGGGATCCGGCGTTTTCTGGGCTGTACAGCTGGAAAACCGAAGACGAAAAGTTTGGTGTGCTGATCAGTGCTAGCCATCAGGAACGCTTTACCACCTACGACGCCATGGAAAACTACTATGGCACCGGTGCTGAGGCCAAAGACACCGATGGCTCTGGTGACTTTACCCACGCGACCTGGGGTGCAGGCCATGCGATCTTCCAGCAGCAACGTGAGCGCACCGCGTATAACCTTACTGCGCAGTACCAGCCTAACGAACAACTGGATATCACCGCGAACTACCTGAATTTCTCCCTGTCCGCCGACAACGTGAACTCCAATTATCTGGTGGTTCCAGGGCGTACTGCGGATATCCGTAATGTGACCGCTGTTGAAGACTTCCCGGCGGGGCAAGGTGTGCTGCGACATGATTCATATCTGGGTGACGTGACCGGTGAAGCAGGCAATGATTACTGGTTTGGTCCGGACACCTTCTTCCGCAACACCAACCCCGAAGCCCAGGCATTCGACATTGATGTGAATTACAGCCACGAGCTGTTCGATGCACATATGCAGGTGGGTCATACTGAAGCCGAGGGCGATATCATCGTCATTGGCTACTCCGGCATGATTAACACCGCAACCATGGGGGCTGCTGGACTTACCGGTGATGAAAAACTCACGCTGGATCTTACCGGTAACAAGCTGGGTGTGGAATTTGACGGGTTTGACCCAAGTAATCCGGCGAATTATCCACTGAGCATTCGCGAGAATAACCCGCATATTCAGGATTCCGATGAGGAAACCTACGCGCAGTTTGACATCACTGTGCCGATGCAGAACCCAGGTATCATCACTTCGGTGAAAACCGGCCTAAAATACCAGGATCGTAGCAACGAGCGTTCGCTGCACAACTTCACCGTCGACATTCCGGCAGCACTGGCCACTGGCACCGCAACTTATGCGGACCTGCCTGTAAATACTGGTTGCGGGCAGTACGAGAAGACAGCCAAGAGCAATACCCTGACCTGTCTGCCGACGCTGGATCTGGATGGCATTCGCGCTCTTTCCTCGAATCTGACGCCGTCGAACACCCTGCAGCGTGAGAGCCTGGCTGACTACTATCAAATCAATGAGCAGAAGCTCGCGATTTACGGTATGGCCGAATTCGAGTACGACAAGTTCGCCGGTAACTTCGGTGTGCGCTACGTCGATTATGATCTTGAGTCTGTCGCAAACCAGGAAGATGCGCTGCGAGTACCGACCAACAACGATTATGCTGAGTTCCTGCCAAGCCTGAACGTCACCTACGCAATCAATGACGACCTGTTGGTTCGTGGTGCGGCTGCGCGAGTGATGTCCCTGCCGAACTACCAGGACCTGCGTAATACCTTCAGCTATAACAGCACGACCCGCACCGGTTCTGCTGGTAACCCGTTCCTTGAACCCTGGCTGGCGACTCAGTTTGACCTGGGTATTGAGTGGTATTTTGCTGAGGGTGCGCTTGCCAGTGCGACATACTTCCGCAAAGACATTGACTCCTTCCTGTTCTCAATCTCAGAGATCGAGACGCATGAAATTATCGATGAAGACACCGGTGAGTTCTTCACTGCCGATCTGGATATCTCGCGTACCCGAAACGGTGGTGAGGCCAACCTGCAGGGTATAGAGCTTCAGCTGCAAGCGGAGCTGGGTTATGGGTTTGGTGTAACCACCAACTACACCTTCACCGACGCGGAAGTTGTCGACAACAACGGCCAAGACGGACTGAATCTGCCGGGTAACTCGGAAGATATGTGGAACGTAACCACCTATTGGGAAAATGACCGTTATAGCGCTCGTCTGATGGCGAACCATCGCGGTGAGTTCTTCAACGGTTTCCGTATTGGTACCGCCTCAGAGACCGAAGCGTACACCTCTGTTGATGTGGCATTCTCTGCAGAAGTTACAGAGAACGTAACATTGAGCCTCCAGGGCGTGAACCTGACCGGTGAGTTGTACCGCACCAAGAATGCGCAGGATTCCTGGGATGGGCTGTTCCAGTTGATCAACGACGGAGGAACGCGCTGGTTTGTAAATGCGGCAGTCAAGTTCTAA